The DNA region ACGCCGCCGCCAAGGCCGCGGCCGAGCTGGCGGCGCGCCCCGGCGACCTCGAACTGGAATACGGCCTGCTTTACCTGCGCTGCCTCCTCGGCGAAGTGAAGGACCCCGAGCCCGAGCTGAAACGGCTGGGAGCCAACACGCAAAAGTCCCTGGATCCGACGCTGCGCTACTACTTCACCGCCGCGATCGACGCCCACGTCGGCATGAGCGACCGCGCCGTGGAGAACATCAGCCGCGTGCTGAAGATGAATGTCTACTCCGCCGCGTATCTCGCCGCGGATCCGGTCTTCGAAAAACTGAAGAACGATTCCAAGTTTCAGAAGCTCGTCGGCGCCACAACCTCCAGTTGACGGGCGGCAGGCGGTGGTCGGACGATGATCGGACGTACCGTCGCACATTACGAGATTCAGTCGCGGCTGGGGTCGGGCGCCATGGGCGAGGTGTATCTGGCCCGCGACACCCATTTGGGCCGGCCGGTGGCGCTGAAGTTCCTTCCCGAAACGCTCTCCGATGACGCCGACGCGCGCGCGCGGCTGCTGCACGAGGCCCAGAACGCCTCGCTTCTCAATCACCCGAATGTCGTCACGATCCATGCCATCGAGCACGCCGATGGCCGTGATTTCATCGTGATGGAGTACATCGAGGGGCAGACGCTTTCCGCAATGCTGGCGGAGGGCCCGTTGCCGATCGAGCGGATTGTCGAGATCGGACGGGCGATCTGCGCCGGCCTGGGGGCGGCGCATGCCCACGGGATCATTCACCGTGACATCAAACCCGACAACATTTTCGTCACCGCGCACGGCCACGTGAAGATCGCCGACTTCGGCATTGCGCGGTCGCAGGAGAGCGCCGGACTGACCAAGACCGGCATGACGCCGGGCACCGCCTACTACATGTCCCCCGAGCAGGCGCGCGGCGAAAAGACGCTGGATGGCCGCTCCGATCTGTTCTCGGCCGGGGCGGTCCTCTATGAAATGGCGACCGGACGGCGCCCGTTCGAAGGCGAGCATCTGACGGCGGTGCTCTTTGAACTGCTCTCCGAAACGCCGCCCAGGCCGTCGACCTTGCGGGCCGATCTGCCGGCCGGCTTCGACGAATTCATCGATGTGGCGCTGGCCAAAAGCCCCGACGCGCGCTATCCGGATGCCGCCCGGATGGCGCAGGCGTTGCAGGCGCTGGCCGGCGGCGCGCCGCCCGTGGCGCGGCCGGCGCCCGCGCCGGCGCCGTTTTCCCGGCGCATGAAGCTCGGCATCACGCTGACGCTGCTGGCGATTGTCGCGATCATTGTCGGCGGCTACATGACGTTCAGTCAGTATTTCGCCGTGGTCGAAAAGGGGTCGGGGGCCCGGCGCAAGATATTGGCCGTGCTCCCGTTTGAGAACATCGGCCCGGCCGACCAGGAGTATTTCGCCGATGGGCTCACCGACGAGATCATCGCCAAGTTGAACACCGTGAGCGGGCTGGGCGTGATTTCGCGCACCAGCGTCCGCAAGTACAAGGATTCGCGCAAAAGCAATCCGGAGATCGCCGACGATCTCGGCGTGGAGTACGTCATCGAGGGCACGGTCCGCTGGGATCCGGCCTCGGCCGACCGGCGGTTGCGGGTCACGACCCGTTTGGTCGCGGCGCGCGACGATGTTCCGCTGTGGAACGAGACTTACGACACCCTGCTGTCGGACATTCTGGCGATTCAGACCGACATCGCCGAGCGGGTGTCGGGGGCGCTGCACATCACGCTGGTGGAATCGGAGCGGCAAAACCTGAAACGCGGCGGCACGCGCAATGTCGATGCGCTGCTGGCCTGCTACCGCGGCTTGGAGCACTTTTACGCCGGCAACAACATTCGCGATATTCGGGAGGCGATCGAGCACTACACCGAGGCGGTGCGGCATGATTCGACCTACCTGCAGGCCTGGGCGCGCCTGTCGCGCTCGCACGCCAAGATGGTCTGGTATGGCCCCGATCCGCTGAAGCACCATGCCGACTCGTCGCGCCGCGCCGCCGAACAGTCGATGCGTCTCGATCCGACCGCCCCCGATGCGCTGTTGGCGCGCGGGTATTACGACTACTGGGTCGCCAAGGACAACGCCCGCGCCCTGGCCGCGTTCACCGAGCTGGAGAAGACCGGCATCAAAAGCAGCGAACTCTATGACGTCTACACCGCGATCGCCTATGTCCAGCGGCGGCGCGGCGAGTTCGAGCGCGCCATCGCCTACCTGCAGATCGCGCTGACAGAGGACCCGGATCGTCATGTGAAAGACCAGGCGCCGAGCTTCGCCGAGCGCGCCGCCGAGATCGGCAACACCTATCTGCGTCTGCGCCGCTGGCCGGAGGCCCACGCCTATCTGCTGCAGGCGCGCCAGTTGGCGCCGGGGGAAGCGACAACCTACCGGCTGCTGTCGCGCATGTTTGTGTATGGGCAGGGCGATCTCGACAGCGCCTTGGCGGTGCTGCTCGATCCGCCCGTCACAGTGAATCCCGAATTGCTTGCCGAGGAGCGGGTCGCCGTCTGCCTGCTGCGGCGGGATCCGGAGTGCGCCCGGAAGTACCTGCAGGTGGCCGACAACGACACCGCCTTCTACAATATCCTACGCGCGCAGATCGCCGCGCTGGAAGGCAACCGCGCCGAGGAGCGCGAGGCGTTCGCGTCGGCCGCCGCCGATCTGCGCCGGCAGGTCGA from bacterium includes:
- a CDS encoding protein kinase, which produces MIGRTVAHYEIQSRLGSGAMGEVYLARDTHLGRPVALKFLPETLSDDADARARLLHEAQNASLLNHPNVVTIHAIEHADGRDFIVMEYIEGQTLSAMLAEGPLPIERIVEIGRAICAGLGAAHAHGIIHRDIKPDNIFVTAHGHVKIADFGIARSQESAGLTKTGMTPGTAYYMSPEQARGEKTLDGRSDLFSAGAVLYEMATGRRPFEGEHLTAVLFELLSETPPRPSTLRADLPAGFDEFIDVALAKSPDARYPDAARMAQALQALAGGAPPVARPAPAPAPFSRRMKLGITLTLLAIVAIIVGGYMTFSQYFAVVEKGSGARRKILAVLPFENIGPADQEYFADGLTDEIIAKLNTVSGLGVISRTSVRKYKDSRKSNPEIADDLGVEYVIEGTVRWDPASADRRLRVTTRLVAARDDVPLWNETYDTLLSDILAIQTDIAERVSGALHITLVESERQNLKRGGTRNVDALLACYRGLEHFYAGNNIRDIREAIEHYTEAVRHDSTYLQAWARLSRSHAKMVWYGPDPLKHHADSSRRAAEQSMRLDPTAPDALLARGYYDYWVAKDNARALAAFTELEKTGIKSSELYDVYTAIAYVQRRRGEFERAIAYLQIALTEDPDRHVKDQAPSFAERAAEIGNTYLRLRRWPEAHAYLLQARQLAPGEATTYRLLSRMFVYGQGDLDSALAVLLDPPVTVNPELLAEERVAVCLLRRDPECARKYLQVADNDTAFYNILRAQIAALEGNRAEEREAFASAAADLRRQVDREPQLAALRRYLGIALAGAGRRDEALREGRKALDLQPPEKEAFFHGPENVLGLARIHCRLGDAEEAITLLDSVLHLPAGLITPDCLKLSPEFDPLRGHPRFEALLSGGQPTARREPSEPDIRRYAVVTP